In one window of Zhongshania aliphaticivorans DNA:
- a CDS encoding acyl-CoA dehydrogenase family protein, producing MDFTIPAEITSFLEEVDQFIDAKIKPLEQQDDNIRFFDHRRENARTDWERDGLPNEEWEELLAKAKTLAIEAGIFSYPFPKEHGGRDGSNLGMALIREHLAVKGLGLHNDLQNEHSVVGNNVGLLLMLEYGTEAQKAEWLEGLKSAKAAFAFGITEPEHGSDATWMETGAVKDGDHWIINGEKTWNTGVHIAQADLVMARTSGNPGEGLGITAFLVPMNAPGVKVEEYLWTFNMPSDHARVSFTDVRVPDTSIFGGEGKGLQIVQHFFNENRIRQAASSLGAAQFCINESVAHANARKPFGKPLSSNQGIQFPLVDLQARAEMLRALIHKTAWLMDKDGAFSVSDKVSICNYQANRLCCEAADFAMQVHGGMGYSRYKPFEHIYRHHRRYRITEGADEIQMRRVAGYLFGFMKQSKPKGVS from the coding sequence ATGGATTTTACTATTCCAGCAGAAATCACTAGTTTTCTAGAGGAAGTCGATCAATTTATTGACGCCAAAATTAAACCTCTGGAACAGCAAGACGACAATATCCGCTTTTTTGACCATCGCCGCGAAAATGCTCGTACCGACTGGGAACGGGATGGCCTGCCCAACGAAGAATGGGAAGAACTACTGGCCAAGGCCAAAACCCTGGCCATTGAAGCGGGCATATTTAGCTACCCCTTCCCCAAAGAACACGGCGGTCGCGACGGCAGCAATTTAGGCATGGCGCTTATCCGTGAGCACCTTGCGGTGAAAGGCTTGGGGCTACACAACGACCTACAGAACGAGCACTCGGTAGTAGGCAATAACGTCGGCCTGCTATTGATGCTGGAATACGGCACCGAGGCCCAAAAGGCTGAATGGCTGGAGGGACTTAAATCCGCCAAGGCTGCTTTTGCCTTCGGCATAACCGAACCCGAGCACGGCTCCGACGCAACTTGGATGGAAACCGGTGCGGTGAAAGATGGCGATCACTGGATCATCAACGGTGAAAAAACCTGGAACACCGGTGTTCACATTGCGCAAGCCGACCTAGTCATGGCCCGCACCAGCGGTAATCCCGGCGAAGGCCTAGGCATTACCGCTTTTCTGGTGCCTATGAATGCACCCGGCGTAAAGGTCGAGGAATACCTATGGACCTTTAATATGCCCTCTGACCATGCGCGGGTCAGCTTTACCGACGTGCGGGTACCAGACACGTCGATCTTCGGTGGCGAAGGTAAAGGCCTGCAAATTGTCCAACATTTCTTTAATGAAAACCGTATTCGTCAAGCCGCATCAAGTTTGGGCGCCGCGCAGTTTTGTATCAATGAATCAGTCGCGCACGCCAATGCCCGCAAACCTTTTGGTAAGCCACTATCTAGTAATCAGGGCATTCAATTTCCGCTGGTAGATCTGCAAGCACGGGCAGAAATGCTGCGCGCACTGATCCACAAAACAGCATGGTTAATGGACAAAGACGGCGCGTTCTCGGTGTCCGACAAAGTATCTATCTGTAATTATCAGGCTAACCGCCTGTGCTGCGAGGCGGCTGATTTTGCTATGCAGGTACACGGCGGCATGGGCTATTCACGCTACAAGCCCTTTGAACATATCTATCGCCACCACCGCCGCTACCGCATTACCGAAGGCGCGGATGAAATACAGATGCGCCGCGTCGCCGGTTATCTATTTGGCTTTATGAAACAGAGTAAACCCAAGGGGGTGAGCTAA
- a CDS encoding long-chain-fatty-acid--CoA ligase has translation MLVHHYLEFYTQTSADAPCYSFNGTTLSYQDTNDSVNRLANGLLDLGVKQEQRVAILGENSLEHCLLFMATSKIGAVAVPLNYRLAAAELAYIINDSETHVLIVLDSMADTLAALRPHLSPSIHLITESQNDSLHWSEWLEKYPTTKPQIDVDQYAPFLQLYTSGTTGNPKGVVINHFNVVQLSTMSLLGSPTRVSRGSAGIVVAPLFHIGGVGSAIMGVCFGQHTLVHQTFDPIKLLDDIEKYPVGNMFMVPAMIMFLLQMPGIEKRDFSKLEIVSYGASPISETVLRQAIDVFQCEFMQLYGMTETTGGGVALLPSDHRRALAGRPELLRSCGKPMVGAEIKIVDEAGNSVAADEVGEIWIKSDTNMMRYHNLPEATAKDLTDGWVHTGDAGYLDSEGYLYLKDRIKDMVVSGGENIYPVEVENAVAKHEAVADVAVIGIPDDKFGEALLAVVVLKPEHTLTAEEMVEFCRDKIAGYKIPRQLDIIAELPRNPSGKILKKILREPYWKNSERGIG, from the coding sequence ATGCTAGTCCACCATTATCTGGAATTTTACACACAGACCTCGGCTGACGCCCCCTGCTATAGCTTTAATGGCACCACCTTAAGCTACCAAGACACCAACGACAGCGTAAACCGTTTAGCCAATGGCTTGCTTGACCTTGGCGTTAAGCAAGAGCAGCGTGTTGCCATTCTCGGTGAAAACAGCCTTGAGCATTGCTTGCTTTTTATGGCGACCAGTAAAATCGGCGCCGTTGCGGTGCCCCTTAACTACCGCTTGGCGGCGGCAGAGCTGGCATATATTATCAATGACTCCGAGACGCACGTTTTGATTGTGCTGGACTCAATGGCGGACACGCTTGCAGCCCTGCGCCCTCACCTATCACCGTCAATACACCTTATTACCGAAAGCCAGAACGACAGTCTGCATTGGTCGGAATGGCTAGAAAAATACCCGACCACGAAACCACAAATAGATGTAGACCAATACGCCCCCTTCCTACAGCTATACACCAGCGGCACCACAGGCAACCCTAAGGGTGTGGTCATCAACCACTTCAATGTGGTGCAATTAAGCACAATGAGCTTACTCGGTTCGCCAACGCGGGTCAGCAGAGGCAGCGCCGGCATTGTGGTGGCACCCCTGTTCCATATCGGTGGCGTAGGATCAGCCATTATGGGTGTTTGTTTTGGTCAGCACACACTGGTTCATCAGACGTTTGATCCCATAAAACTGCTGGATGATATCGAGAAATACCCAGTGGGAAATATGTTTATGGTACCTGCCATGATTATGTTCTTGCTGCAAATGCCCGGTATCGAAAAGCGGGACTTCAGTAAGCTTGAAATCGTCTCCTATGGCGCCTCACCGATTTCTGAAACCGTATTGCGCCAGGCCATTGACGTGTTTCAATGCGAATTTATGCAGCTCTACGGCATGACCGAAACTACCGGAGGCGGGGTCGCCCTGCTACCCAGTGACCACCGTCGTGCCTTGGCTGGCAGGCCCGAATTACTCCGTTCCTGCGGTAAGCCCATGGTCGGGGCAGAAATCAAGATTGTCGACGAAGCCGGTAACAGTGTCGCTGCCGACGAAGTTGGAGAGATCTGGATTAAATCTGATACCAATATGATGCGCTATCACAATCTGCCAGAAGCTACCGCCAAAGATCTGACTGATGGCTGGGTTCACACTGGCGACGCAGGCTACTTAGACAGCGAGGGTTATCTCTACCTCAAAGACCGCATCAAAGACATGGTGGTGAGCGGCGGCGAGAATATCTACCCCGTTGAAGTAGAGAACGCGGTAGCCAAGCACGAGGCTGTTGCCGACGTTGCCGTGATTGGCATACCCGACGATAAATTTGGCGAAGCCCTGCTGGCCGTTGTGGTGCTCAAACCGGAACACACCCTGACCGCCGAAGAAATGGTCGAGTTCTGTCGAGATAAAATTGCTGGCTACAAGATTCCTAGACAACTCGACATTATTGCAGAACTGCCGCGCAACCCATCAGGCAAAATATTGAAGAAGATCCTTAGAGAGCCCTATTGGAAAAATTCAGAGCGAGGGATTGGCTGA
- a CDS encoding zinc-dependent alcohol dehydrogenase family protein, with the protein MKRYQVIKPGGLDKLCITNTEIPEPNAGEVLVRWRASSLNYHDYMVILGHIPSEDGRIPMSDGAGEVVAVGAGVTKWNTGDKVVSLFFPDWLEGKPSLSKTLGVTGDSIDGCAVEYACVNAQALTAMPNNYSFEQAATLPCAALTAWRALIVEGNLQAGDSVLVQGTGGMSMFALQIAKAAGAYVYATSSSEEKMERLKAMGADEVLNYRTDENWGITLAKRSGGIDHVLDIGADATLDHSLNAVAVGGNVTLIGVLGGLTAKLMVPKTFGKQVHMNGIAVGSREMQEKMITAINTNHIVPVIDKSFGFDNLKEAFEHQASGAHFGKIVLNYEK; encoded by the coding sequence ATGAAACGCTACCAAGTAATAAAACCAGGCGGATTAGACAAACTCTGTATCACCAACACTGAGATACCTGAACCAAACGCAGGTGAAGTACTCGTGCGCTGGCGTGCAAGCTCTTTGAACTATCACGACTACATGGTCATTCTCGGCCACATTCCCAGTGAAGACGGTCGCATACCGATGTCAGATGGCGCCGGTGAAGTGGTCGCAGTGGGAGCTGGCGTCACTAAATGGAATACTGGCGACAAAGTCGTCAGCCTCTTCTTCCCCGACTGGCTAGAAGGCAAACCTTCATTAAGCAAAACCCTAGGAGTCACCGGCGACAGCATCGATGGCTGCGCCGTAGAGTACGCCTGCGTTAACGCCCAAGCGTTGACCGCCATGCCCAACAACTACAGCTTTGAACAAGCGGCAACCCTGCCTTGTGCAGCGCTTACTGCGTGGCGCGCACTGATTGTGGAAGGCAATCTACAAGCTGGAGACTCCGTGTTAGTTCAAGGCACTGGCGGCATGTCGATGTTTGCCCTGCAAATTGCCAAAGCGGCCGGAGCCTATGTCTATGCGACCTCCTCCTCAGAAGAAAAAATGGAGCGACTGAAAGCTATGGGCGCAGACGAGGTTTTAAACTATAGAACTGACGAGAACTGGGGCATCACCCTCGCCAAACGATCTGGCGGCATCGACCATGTACTGGATATTGGTGCGGATGCCACACTCGACCATTCTCTTAACGCCGTTGCAGTGGGTGGCAATGTCACTTTAATCGGTGTCCTCGGTGGACTAACGGCAAAACTGATGGTGCCCAAGACATTCGGTAAACAAGTCCATATGAACGGAATTGCTGTAGGCAGCCGCGAGATGCAAGAGAAAATGATCACCGCTATCAACACCAATCATATTGTTCCCGTCATCGACAAAAGCTTTGGCTTTGATAACCTGAAGGAAGCTTTTGAGCATCAAGCGTCTGGTGCGCATTTCGGCAAAATTGTGCTGAACTACGAGAAATGA